The proteins below come from a single Mobula birostris isolate sMobBir1 unplaced genomic scaffold, sMobBir1.hap1 scaffold_749, whole genome shotgun sequence genomic window:
- the LOC140193725 gene encoding uncharacterized protein, translating into MHGSRLHTRCPEFSLRTVPVSVSHTGRFYYARFSSAYCMPGVLTADGSRLRIPHWEFLLCTVLVYVPHARSSHCARFPSPYSMPGVVLRTVPVSVSHTGSLTARGSVCCEVLTRCSVRSFPPCHFGKVYGLVMALSAVVSLLQYPCFALVKGPLNDDPLYMNIGFVILSALAFIHPINVYLHCKRRAQAQAPVGAPAVNVPVEE; encoded by the exons atgcacggttcccgtctccatacccgatgcccggagttctcactgcggacggttcccgtctccgtatcccacactgggaggttttactatgcacggttctcaTCTGCGTACTGCATgcctggagttctcactgcggatggttcccgtctccgtatcccacactgggagtttttactatgcacggttctcgtctacgtaccccatgcccggagttctcactgcgcacggttcccgtctccgtactcCATGCCTGGAGTTGtactgcgcacggttcccgtctccgtatcccacactgggagtttaaCGGCGCGCGGTTCTGTCTGCTGTGAGGTGCTGACGAGGTGCTCTGTCCGCAGTTTCCCACCGTGTCACTTCGGGAAGGTGTACGGCCTGGTGATGGCCCTCTCTGCCGTGGTTTCCCTCCTGCAGTACCCCTGCTTCGCACTGGTGAAGGGCCCGCTGAATGACGACCCTCTGTAT aTGAACATTGGTTTTGTCATCCTGTCGGCCCTCGCCTTCATTCACCCCATCAATGTTTACCTCCACTGCAAGCGCCGGGCGCAGGCCCAGGCTCCCGTGGGTGCCCCTGCGGTCAATGTGCCGGTGGAAGAATGA